In Vibrio neptunius, the following are encoded in one genomic region:
- a CDS encoding LysR family transcriptional regulator, protein MVNSKLIALLPDLASFILIVDEGSFTAAAKKLDVTPSALSKLITRLESALSAKLFERTTRKLVITPTGQQVYDRAIVMVNAAQQAWELSTTDHKQATGSLTIAAPEAFLNSVLQPFVVPFLKQYPDIQLKLRVADGEIDLLRDGIDVAFKLTDRPDENLVLKEIGKTNLVLCASPDYIDQRGMPSHPTDLQHHDCLYLAETERDNIWDFFKDDEFHSMTVSGRYAVNHSQMRLTGVKNALGIGIFHDFVIAEAIEKQQVVPVLPDWTIKSNYHGAVAMQYPQTKYMPARLRVFIDYISQVLGDKLASH, encoded by the coding sequence TTGGTTAATTCAAAACTTATCGCTTTGCTCCCAGATCTTGCATCCTTCATTTTGATCGTTGATGAAGGCAGCTTTACAGCCGCAGCTAAAAAGCTCGATGTAACGCCTTCGGCCCTGAGCAAATTGATCACACGGCTTGAGTCAGCCTTGTCCGCCAAGCTGTTTGAACGCACGACTCGAAAACTCGTCATCACGCCTACTGGGCAGCAGGTTTATGACCGAGCGATAGTGATGGTCAACGCCGCTCAACAAGCTTGGGAGCTATCCACCACTGATCACAAACAAGCCACAGGCTCTCTTACCATTGCAGCGCCAGAGGCCTTTCTCAACTCTGTTTTGCAGCCTTTTGTGGTGCCTTTTTTAAAACAATACCCAGACATTCAGCTCAAGTTGCGTGTGGCTGATGGCGAGATCGATCTACTCAGAGACGGGATCGATGTCGCCTTCAAACTCACCGATAGACCCGATGAAAATTTGGTGCTTAAAGAGATCGGAAAAACTAACTTGGTCTTGTGTGCAAGCCCAGATTACATCGACCAACGTGGGATGCCATCCCACCCTACCGATTTACAACATCATGACTGCCTGTATTTGGCTGAAACAGAGCGAGACAACATCTGGGACTTTTTCAAAGACGACGAATTCCATTCGATGACGGTATCCGGCCGCTATGCAGTCAATCATTCACAGATGCGTCTCACTGGTGTGAAAAATGCGCTCGGTATTGGTATCTTTCATGATTTTGTTATCGCCGAAGCCATCGAAAAACAACAGGTTGTACCTGTACTTCCTGATTGGACGATCAAAAGTAATTACCATGGTGCCGTCGCCATGCAGTACCCGCAAACCAAATACATGCCCGCTCGTCTGCGTGTTTTTATCGATTACATTAGCCAAGTGTTAGGCGATAAACTCGCCAGCCATTAA
- a CDS encoding HAMP domain-containing histidine kinase yields the protein MKFKISSLKHYMIAMLLTAALILVTLMSTLWLLHFFNSHDNMIKGALLDIAYQSGEETIESNPRFVKATTWHHLPIEIRRHFNREQLAPNQLHHKSDRSNPFSRPTESLYLMPITKPDGKVHYVAHHFKEPPNTPDANWFETPEIQAMLFGTFALSLFLLMLFIFMYSAAKPIQDLYQWARQLNANNMSSTPPNFQYKELNTLAMIILDSLRKNQASLQREQEFVRYASHELRTPIAVILSSVELMDKVENKWQAKSHSAKQRIKDASLCMAELCDTLLWLNKAERSQLTTQSVAFSSLLHSEVENLSYLIQAKNIEVQIHTDSYQTSLPYAAIKMIVANLLRNAVQHTHEGVITIIQRQENIQIINKENSSHHDHGPDNSGFGLGLMLVKRLCRQLGWDFRFEKTHDLCRASLLIAQPNLRLTKGSDDALCEQNAP from the coding sequence ATGAAATTTAAAATATCGAGCTTAAAACACTATATGATCGCCATGCTTCTTACCGCCGCTTTGATTCTCGTGACCCTGATGTCTACGCTATGGTTGCTGCACTTTTTTAATAGTCACGACAATATGATAAAAGGAGCTCTACTTGATATCGCTTATCAAAGCGGAGAGGAAACTATTGAGTCAAATCCACGTTTCGTCAAGGCGACAACATGGCATCACTTGCCGATTGAAATTCGCCGTCACTTCAATCGTGAGCAACTGGCTCCAAACCAACTTCATCATAAGTCCGATCGTAGCAACCCCTTCTCTAGGCCCACCGAGTCCCTGTATCTGATGCCCATAACCAAGCCTGATGGCAAGGTGCACTATGTTGCTCATCATTTCAAAGAGCCGCCTAATACCCCCGACGCAAACTGGTTCGAAACTCCCGAAATTCAGGCGATGCTTTTCGGGACATTCGCATTAAGCTTGTTCCTGTTGATGTTGTTTATATTTATGTACTCAGCCGCGAAGCCGATCCAAGACCTTTATCAGTGGGCGCGACAACTTAATGCCAACAATATGAGCAGTACACCACCAAACTTCCAATACAAGGAATTGAATACGCTTGCCATGATTATTCTCGATAGCCTGCGTAAAAACCAAGCCTCACTCCAACGTGAACAGGAGTTTGTCCGCTACGCCAGCCATGAACTACGCACTCCGATTGCCGTGATTCTTAGCAGCGTAGAGCTGATGGATAAGGTCGAAAACAAATGGCAAGCAAAAAGCCACAGTGCAAAACAACGCATCAAAGACGCCAGCCTCTGCATGGCTGAACTCTGCGACACATTATTGTGGCTGAACAAGGCAGAACGCTCTCAGCTTACCACTCAATCTGTTGCATTCTCGTCACTATTGCACTCCGAAGTAGAAAATCTCAGCTATCTCATCCAAGCCAAAAACATTGAGGTGCAAATCCACACCGACAGTTATCAAACAAGCCTGCCCTACGCGGCCATTAAGATGATAGTGGCCAACCTATTGCGCAATGCCGTCCAGCACACCCATGAAGGTGTGATCACGATTATTCAGCGACAAGAAAATATTCAGATCATTAACAAAGAGAACTCTAGCCATCATGATCACGGCCCAGACAACTCGGGGTTTGGCCTAGGCCTGATGTTAGTTAAACGCTTGTGTCGACAGCTAGGATGGGACTTCAGATTTGAAAAGACGCACGACCTATGCCGTGCATCTTTATTGATTGCGCAGCCAAACCTTAGGTTGACTAAAGGTTCAGATGACGCTCTTTGCGAGCAAAACGCACCTTAA
- the creC gene encoding two-component system sensor histidine kinase CreC, with translation MMPWPKIPLGLRLFFLYFVLVGMTAYTVSSTVIQELKPTVRQTTEETLVDMANLLAVLAEEDVANGEISHSRFSRLLAAYGLREPEARIWEIGKKAINHRIYITDKSGIVIADSWQQDVGEDYSQWNDVYLTLRGQYGARSTAEDPNDPLSTVMHVAAPIYHKGEIIGSVTVAKSNRSVQPFIDLSKRNVLFWMVWMSGLVLLAGALFAWRIHSALNKLENYAVKLGQGEKVTKPTFRVFYEYGTLSDALEHMRNQLDGKQYVEEYVQTLTHELKSPLSAIKGASEILQMPLPAEKVTRFATNIERESDRMQSLVDKLLELARLEKRPHLDKQEPININTLLDEVVAASYVRLNAKGVTCQVMTSCDVVLVGDGFMLQQALFNLMDNALDFVDGNGSIVWHYAQSDEQLAVSIFNTGPAIPDYAMPRLTERFYSLARQNGVKSTGLGLNFVEQVVKLHKGSLLIENVNQGVKVTLHFPSP, from the coding sequence ATCATGCCATGGCCTAAGATCCCCCTCGGATTAAGACTGTTCTTTTTGTATTTCGTTCTTGTCGGTATGACAGCTTACACAGTGAGTTCCACTGTGATTCAGGAGCTGAAACCGACCGTGCGCCAAACCACCGAAGAAACGCTGGTGGATATGGCGAATCTCTTGGCTGTGCTGGCAGAAGAAGACGTAGCAAATGGCGAGATCTCACACAGTCGATTTTCGAGGCTTCTTGCCGCGTATGGTTTAAGAGAACCTGAAGCGCGTATCTGGGAAATAGGTAAAAAAGCGATCAACCATCGTATTTACATCACAGACAAGAGTGGCATTGTGATTGCAGACTCATGGCAACAAGATGTCGGGGAAGATTACTCGCAATGGAACGATGTGTATCTGACATTGCGTGGCCAATACGGTGCGCGAAGCACGGCCGAAGACCCTAATGATCCTCTATCAACGGTGATGCACGTTGCCGCTCCCATTTATCACAAGGGCGAAATCATTGGCAGCGTGACGGTGGCAAAGTCCAATCGTTCCGTTCAGCCGTTTATTGACCTCTCGAAGCGCAATGTGTTGTTCTGGATGGTTTGGATGAGTGGCTTGGTATTGCTGGCAGGGGCTTTATTTGCTTGGCGCATCCACTCAGCATTGAACAAGTTGGAAAACTACGCAGTAAAATTGGGGCAGGGTGAGAAAGTCACTAAGCCGACATTTCGCGTGTTCTATGAATACGGTACCTTGAGTGATGCGTTAGAACACATGCGCAATCAACTCGATGGCAAGCAGTATGTTGAAGAATATGTGCAAACATTGACTCACGAACTCAAAAGCCCCTTATCGGCGATTAAAGGCGCCAGTGAAATATTGCAAATGCCTTTACCTGCGGAAAAAGTAACACGATTTGCAACCAACATTGAGCGCGAAAGTGACCGCATGCAGTCTTTAGTCGATAAGCTATTGGAGTTGGCTAGACTAGAGAAACGACCACATTTAGATAAGCAAGAACCGATCAATATCAACACTCTGTTGGACGAAGTCGTCGCGGCTTCTTATGTTCGGCTCAATGCCAAAGGCGTGACATGTCAAGTGATGACAAGCTGTGACGTTGTGCTGGTCGGTGACGGTTTTATGCTTCAGCAAGCCTTGTTTAATCTTATGGACAATGCCCTTGATTTTGTGGATGGCAATGGCTCGATTGTTTGGCACTACGCTCAGTCAGATGAACAGCTTGCTGTGTCGATCTTCAATACTGGGCCCGCGATTCCTGATTACGCGATGCCTCGCCTCACGGAACGTTTCTATTCGCTTGCACGCCAAAATGGTGTGAAAAGTACCGGACTGGGGCTAAATTTTGTTGAGCAAGTCGTCAAACTGCATAAAGGTTCATTATTGATTGAGAATGTCAATCAAGGCGTCAAAGTGACCTTACACTTTCCTTCTCCATAA
- the creD gene encoding cell envelope integrity protein CreD: MKKIFNNPIGMKFGFVLFLFVLLQIPISMVSGLVSERSYRQQEVRDEIARSSSGEQRITGPFLAIDYTETVRHEDKTYQVERQAYILPTTFDMSAHLESFEKYRGIYKARLYKAQSALKGSFDLSALNELAQYQIENISMVVGVKDSRGLVKLEQMKLGGEALDIVPGTDIKRLSQGFHTPLTLDRLDPSQPLDFELNFLLQGMGKLQVTPIGTTSTVELSSEWPHPSFIGDFLPISSSVSESGFSAQWSSNNFSSNVSQLFKNFMDEESSCYELEQRQMGVELIDPVDHYLKSHRAINYSLLVITLVFASFFLLELFQARPVHPVQYGFVGLALALFYLLLISLSEHTGFNWAYVISVLASTCLLSVYVGGMLDNTKQGTVFGASLLCLYGFLFGLLEAESYALLMGTLLCFVILSVVMVITRNVDWYQGSHKSVEAASDEHSSRTEA, from the coding sequence ATGAAGAAAATCTTTAATAACCCAATCGGCATGAAGTTTGGCTTTGTGCTGTTTTTGTTTGTTTTGCTGCAAATTCCGATTTCTATGGTCAGTGGCCTAGTTTCTGAACGATCGTATCGTCAGCAAGAAGTGAGAGATGAGATTGCACGTAGCAGCAGTGGCGAACAACGTATTACCGGCCCGTTTCTCGCGATTGATTACACGGAAACGGTTCGTCATGAAGACAAAACTTATCAGGTTGAGCGTCAGGCTTACATTTTACCAACCACTTTTGATATGTCTGCTCATTTGGAAAGCTTTGAAAAATATCGTGGTATCTACAAAGCTCGCCTATATAAAGCGCAAAGTGCGCTCAAGGGATCATTTGATCTGTCGGCTCTGAACGAGCTTGCACAGTATCAAATCGAAAATATTTCCATGGTGGTTGGTGTCAAAGATAGCCGTGGACTGGTGAAACTGGAGCAGATGAAGCTGGGAGGAGAGGCGCTCGATATTGTGCCGGGAACAGATATCAAGCGACTGTCGCAAGGCTTTCATACTCCGCTGACACTGGATCGTTTAGACCCTTCTCAACCCCTCGACTTCGAGCTTAATTTCTTGCTGCAGGGAATGGGCAAGCTTCAGGTCACGCCTATCGGGACGACCTCGACCGTTGAACTTTCTTCCGAGTGGCCGCATCCAAGCTTCATCGGGGATTTCCTACCGATATCATCCTCAGTATCTGAATCTGGATTCAGCGCGCAGTGGTCAAGCAACAACTTTTCATCCAATGTTTCACAACTGTTTAAAAATTTCATGGACGAAGAGTCGTCATGTTATGAGTTGGAGCAGCGTCAAATGGGGGTTGAACTGATTGATCCGGTTGATCATTACCTCAAATCGCATCGTGCCATTAACTATTCATTGCTTGTCATTACGCTTGTGTTTGCCAGTTTCTTTTTGCTCGAATTGTTTCAGGCTCGCCCTGTCCACCCTGTTCAATACGGCTTTGTTGGTCTTGCTTTGGCGCTGTTCTATCTATTACTGATCTCACTCAGTGAACATACGGGTTTTAACTGGGCTTATGTCATCTCTGTCTTGGCTTCGACCTGCCTTTTGAGTGTCTACGTCGGCGGTATGCTAGATAACACCAAGCAGGGTACAGTATTTGGAGCGAGTCTATTGTGTCTATACGGGTTTCTCTTCGGGTTACTTGAGGCAGAAAGTTACGCGCTCCTGATGGGGACACTATTGTGCTTTGTGATTCTTAGCGTCGTTATGGTGATCACCAGAAATGTCGACTGGTATCAAGGTAGTCACAAATCAGTGGAGGCAGCGAGCGATGAACACTCAAGCAGAACAGAGGCATAA
- a CDS encoding glycine C-acetyltransferase yields MSSAFYQQIKQQIEEVKAEGLYKSERVITSQQQAAVKISTGEEVLNFCANNYLGLANHPELIEAGKAGMDKHGFGMASVRFICGTQDIHKELEQKLSTFLGKEDTILYTSCFDANAGLFETILGKEDAIISDALNHASIIDGVRLCKAMRFRYSNNNMEELEQQLIAAKEAGARNILIVTDGVFSMDGVVANLPAICDLADKYGALTMVDDSHAVGFMGKTGAGTHEYHDVVERIDIITGTLGKAMGGASGGYTSGKAEVIDWLRQRSRPYLFSNSVAPAIVNASIRVLDLLEQSGDLRDRLWENAAHFRTRMEAAGFTMGGADHAIIPIMLGDAKVAAEFAERALEKGIYVIGFSFPVVPKGQARIRTQMSAAHSREQLDRAIDAFIEVGRDMEIIK; encoded by the coding sequence ATGTCTTCTGCATTCTACCAACAGATCAAACAACAGATTGAAGAAGTAAAGGCTGAAGGCCTTTACAAGTCAGAGCGCGTCATCACTTCTCAACAGCAAGCGGCTGTAAAAATCTCTACAGGCGAAGAAGTGCTTAACTTCTGTGCAAACAACTACCTTGGCCTAGCTAACCACCCTGAACTAATTGAAGCGGGTAAAGCGGGCATGGATAAGCACGGCTTTGGTATGGCGTCTGTTCGTTTCATTTGTGGTACTCAAGATATTCACAAAGAATTGGAGCAAAAGCTTTCTACTTTCCTTGGTAAAGAAGACACAATCCTGTACACCTCTTGTTTTGACGCTAACGCTGGTTTGTTCGAAACGATTCTGGGCAAAGAAGACGCGATCATTTCTGATGCCCTTAACCACGCTTCAATCATCGATGGTGTTCGTTTGTGTAAAGCAATGCGCTTCCGTTACTCAAACAACAACATGGAAGAGCTTGAGCAGCAGCTTATCGCGGCTAAAGAAGCGGGTGCTCGTAACATCCTTATCGTGACAGACGGCGTATTCTCAATGGACGGTGTAGTCGCTAACCTGCCAGCCATCTGTGACCTTGCTGATAAGTACGGCGCACTGACAATGGTGGATGACTCTCACGCTGTAGGTTTCATGGGTAAAACAGGCGCAGGTACGCACGAGTACCACGATGTGGTTGAGCGTATCGACATCATCACAGGCACGCTGGGCAAAGCTATGGGCGGCGCATCAGGCGGCTACACGTCAGGTAAAGCAGAAGTGATTGACTGGTTACGTCAGCGTTCTCGTCCATATCTGTTCTCAAACTCGGTAGCACCCGCCATCGTTAATGCTTCAATCCGAGTTCTTGATCTTCTAGAGCAAAGTGGTGACCTACGTGACCGTCTATGGGAAAACGCAGCCCATTTCCGCACTCGTATGGAAGCCGCGGGTTTCACTATGGGTGGCGCTGACCACGCGATCATTCCAATCATGCTTGGCGATGCGAAAGTGGCGGCTGAGTTTGCAGAACGCGCACTAGAAAAAGGTATTTACGTGATTGGCTTCTCTTTCCCAGTCGTACCGAAAGGTCAAGCACGTATTCGTACACAAATGTCTGCGGCACACTCGCGCGAGCAACTTGATCGCGCCATCGATGCCTTCATCGAAGTGGGTCGTGACATGGAGATCATTAAGTAA
- a CDS encoding VOC family protein encodes MFNNIHHVAIICSNYSVSKQFYTQIMGFDILAENYRQARHSYKLDLALPDGSQLELFSFPDAPERPSFPEAQGLRHLAFEVDSVAEVKQYLESKGVDVEPVRIDEFTGKAFTFFQDPDGLPLEIYQA; translated from the coding sequence ATGTTTAATAACATTCATCACGTGGCGATCATTTGCTCTAACTACTCAGTTTCTAAGCAATTTTATACCCAAATCATGGGGTTCGACATCCTAGCGGAAAACTATCGCCAAGCGAGACATTCTTACAAACTCGATCTGGCCCTGCCAGATGGCTCGCAACTTGAGTTGTTCAGCTTTCCCGACGCTCCAGAAAGGCCGAGTTTCCCAGAAGCACAAGGCCTTCGTCATCTCGCCTTTGAAGTCGATAGCGTGGCAGAAGTCAAACAGTACCTGGAAAGCAAAGGCGTTGACGTTGAACCCGTGCGCATTGATGAATTCACAGGTAAAGCCTTTACTTTTTTCCAAGACCCAGACGGATTACCGCTCGAGATTTATCAAGCTTAG
- a CDS encoding response regulator, whose product MSDKTTIVIIEDELAIAENLIHVLEMDGYQPMWFSTAGEGLAYIESSEPALLVLDVGLPDGNGFELCKTIREFSDVPIIFLTARNDEIDRVVGLEIGADDYVTKPFSPREMLARIKLRIKSRPVITQPAPPQSMDDDLKADNFDYRVAGEPLGLTAVEFKILSKLIAVSCRVLNREQLMVAADMAPHASYERNIDSHIKAIRNKLKPFAMAERICTKRGFGYYYDKMGE is encoded by the coding sequence TTGAGCGATAAAACAACCATCGTCATTATTGAAGACGAACTGGCCATTGCGGAGAATTTAATTCATGTTCTCGAAATGGATGGCTATCAGCCTATGTGGTTTTCAACGGCGGGTGAAGGACTGGCGTATATTGAAAGCAGTGAGCCTGCGCTTCTGGTGCTTGATGTTGGCTTACCAGATGGAAATGGTTTCGAGCTGTGTAAAACCATTCGCGAGTTTTCTGATGTGCCGATTATCTTCCTGACGGCAAGAAATGATGAAATCGATCGCGTTGTCGGGCTGGAAATTGGCGCCGATGACTATGTCACTAAACCTTTTAGCCCAAGGGAAATGCTGGCGCGAATCAAACTTCGTATCAAGTCTCGCCCAGTCATCACTCAACCTGCTCCTCCACAATCGATGGATGATGATCTCAAGGCAGACAACTTTGATTATCGCGTTGCTGGTGAGCCGTTGGGCTTAACCGCGGTTGAGTTTAAGATCTTGAGCAAACTTATCGCAGTATCCTGCCGTGTATTAAATCGTGAGCAGTTAATGGTTGCGGCTGACATGGCTCCCCACGCGTCTTACGAGCGAAATATTGATTCCCACATCAAAGCGATACGCAACAAGCTGAAACCCTTCGCTATGGCTGAGCGTATATGCACCAAGCGTGGTTTTGGTTATTACTACGACAAAATGGGTGAGTAA
- a CDS encoding DMT family transporter encodes MNSKSLTFVLFVSVCLIWGTTWFAMEVALHSIPPIFATALRFLLAAPLLALLAKVFGQPLRFPKGKGQWVIIVALMYFAIPFTLMIYGEQYISSGLASIIFANMPVAVMLMSGLFLGLRLAKHQVCGLITAVISLCLILGNEMQMGGSDYLIGTAALGLAVAIHAVMYVLVQKHCKDIQVLTYNALPCLVASILLFLVSSIGERVDVGSFTWDSLSAVVYLGFVASVGGIVAYFKLGQVSTPFQASICFLIFPVVALFISAFINGEMLSHQSLALMLPLLCGILLTKAPKTWFKVRFARKERHLNL; translated from the coding sequence ATGAATTCGAAGTCTCTTACTTTTGTGCTTTTTGTTTCTGTTTGCTTAATATGGGGAACCACTTGGTTTGCTATGGAAGTGGCGTTGCATTCTATTCCGCCGATATTTGCTACCGCATTGCGTTTTCTACTTGCGGCTCCGCTTTTGGCTTTGCTGGCGAAAGTCTTTGGGCAACCATTACGCTTTCCGAAAGGGAAAGGGCAGTGGGTGATCATTGTCGCGCTGATGTACTTTGCCATTCCCTTCACTTTAATGATTTATGGTGAGCAATACATTTCTTCCGGTCTGGCTTCGATCATCTTTGCCAACATGCCTGTGGCTGTGATGTTAATGTCTGGGTTGTTCCTTGGGTTACGACTTGCCAAACATCAGGTATGTGGCCTTATCACGGCAGTGATAAGCCTATGCCTCATATTAGGTAATGAAATGCAGATGGGCGGTTCCGACTACCTGATCGGCACGGCAGCTCTGGGGTTGGCTGTGGCGATTCACGCGGTGATGTATGTGCTTGTGCAAAAACATTGCAAGGACATACAGGTGCTAACCTATAACGCGTTACCCTGTTTGGTGGCATCTATACTGTTATTTTTGGTTTCGTCTATCGGAGAGCGAGTCGATGTTGGCTCATTTACTTGGGATTCGCTCTCTGCGGTGGTTTACCTCGGTTTCGTCGCCAGTGTTGGCGGTATCGTGGCGTACTTTAAGCTCGGACAGGTATCGACACCGTTTCAGGCGTCAATCTGCTTTCTGATCTTCCCAGTGGTTGCGCTGTTTATTTCCGCGTTTATCAATGGTGAGATGCTGTCTCACCAGTCATTGGCTCTGATGCTGCCTTTGCTGTGTGGCATTTTGTTAACGAAAGCGCCTAAAACATGGTTTAAGGTGCGTTTTGCTCGCAAAGAGCGTCATCTGAACCTTTAG
- a CDS encoding DUF2809 domain-containing protein: protein MVLVLLIVIAGYVRDSFIRPTFGDVLVVVWLYHTIASVIRMDPKVLALLVVAVAFLVEVGQYFQMAQWLGIEPSSPLHIALGATFDWKDLFAYAIGGVGCVVLESRTSRRDSDLGSKVEREKLNE from the coding sequence ATGGTGCTTGTGCTCCTGATTGTTATTGCGGGTTATGTTCGCGATAGTTTTATCAGGCCGACCTTTGGTGATGTATTAGTTGTGGTGTGGCTTTACCACACTATAGCGTCTGTGATTCGAATGGATCCTAAGGTATTGGCATTACTGGTGGTGGCAGTGGCCTTCTTGGTTGAGGTTGGTCAGTACTTTCAGATGGCACAATGGTTGGGTATCGAGCCTTCTTCTCCATTACACATTGCTCTGGGGGCGACGTTTGATTGGAAGGATCTGTTTGCCTACGCAATCGGCGGTGTTGGTTGTGTGGTGTTAGAGAGCAGAACGTCGCGTAGAGATAGCGATCTAGGGTCTAAAGTGGAACGGGAGAAATTGAATGAGTGA
- a CDS encoding response regulator, whose protein sequence is MINTILVEDDAGLAGNIIDFLELENIACDYASTGDTALNLIEKNHYQVIILDINLPRLDGFSVCEQLRSQGVAVPVIMLTARSQLEDKLKGFKVGTDDYLVKPFAMAELVARTKALANRKSGQLTRFKAGNILFDAQENQTYIDNQPVKLLPTSLIILEQLMRAYPHPISRQSLNLAIWEDRLPNSNALKVHIHYLRKALIQHQSNVCVVSVSKHGFKLQDSDSDHQ, encoded by the coding sequence ATGATTAACACAATACTGGTTGAAGACGATGCAGGCTTGGCAGGCAACATCATTGATTTTCTTGAACTTGAAAACATCGCATGTGATTACGCCAGTACTGGCGACACGGCACTCAATCTGATCGAAAAAAACCACTATCAAGTCATTATACTGGACATCAACCTTCCTCGGCTTGATGGCTTTAGCGTCTGTGAACAACTTCGCTCGCAAGGGGTCGCGGTTCCGGTCATCATGTTAACCGCCCGAAGCCAACTCGAAGACAAACTGAAAGGTTTCAAGGTTGGAACTGACGACTACCTGGTCAAACCCTTTGCCATGGCAGAATTGGTCGCAAGAACAAAAGCCCTAGCAAACAGAAAAAGTGGTCAACTGACCCGATTCAAAGCAGGGAACATCCTATTTGATGCCCAAGAAAATCAGACCTATATCGACAACCAGCCTGTCAAACTGCTCCCGACCAGCCTGATTATCTTGGAACAACTGATGCGCGCTTACCCGCACCCGATTTCTCGTCAATCTCTGAATCTCGCCATCTGGGAAGATCGATTGCCGAACAGTAACGCCCTTAAAGTCCACATCCATTATCTACGTAAAGCATTGATTCAACATCAGAGCAACGTCTGCGTAGTATCGGTAAGCAAGCATGGATTTAAGTTGCAGGACAGCGATAGTGACCACCAATGA